The sequence AGAAAAAGATATAGCTTTGTATGATGAGTATAAGAAAGAAATTGAGCCATATAAGCGAAAGCTGGAAGCCATATTGAAAAAGACGATTGAGCATAAGCAAAATGCACCAAGAAAAGATGTCATGGCAGGCCGTTTATCCAGAAAGCTTTTGCCGGTTATCTTAGATGAAAAACCGCGGATTTTTTATAAAAAAAACCAAACGTCTAAAGAATTGGATGCAGTCTTTACCCTGCTTGTTGACTGTTCTGCATCCATGCAGGGGAAAATGAAGGAAACAAAACGCGGGATCGTACTATTTCATGAAGTGTTAAAAGCTTTTCATATTCCTCACGCTATTGTTGGCTTTTGGGAAGACGCGATGGAAGTAAAAGAGTATTACCAACCAAACTATTTTCATGTGATTCATTCCTTTTCGGATTCATTCTATGAGCAACATGGACCGAAAATTATGCAACTTGAACCCCAAGAGGATAATCGGGATGGCTTTAGTATTCGTGTAGCCACGGACGAGCTTGCTATAAGACGAGAAAAGCATAAATTTTTACTTGTATTTTCCGATGGAGAGCCGGCTGCTGCTAATTATAATCAAAATGGAATTATTGATACAAATTTAGCCGTAATCGAAGCGCGTAAACAAGGCATCGAGGTGATCGGAATATTCCTTACAAATGGAGAGGTAGACGAGACAGAGGAGCAATTTATGAGAAATATCTATGGCAGGGAACGGGCACTTGTACCGAATATTGCAGAATTACCAGAGCATTTTTCGCCACTCATGAAGAAGTTATTACTAAAAGTACTTTAACGATGTAGGAAAATAAAGCGTACGGATAGCTATAAATGTTTTCATAAAAAATGAGCGTCAAGCAATTAAAAGACTCCTTTTGTGTAAAGGGAGACTTTCTCTCTTTGCCTCTTCTGTCATTCTTTTTTAAGAGATGTTCATAAATCCTAGGAAAATGGACGTAGCGAATTTTGTCGTACGTGAAGATCATATACAATTTTTTATGAAAGCTAATTTGATGTAGTAGAAATTTTTAATTAGCGTCTTCATTTCTAGTGCTTACCTTTCTCATTTATCTACATGTAATTGGCAGTAAGACCTTCCTTCCGTGCTACAAGGTGAATAGTGGAGGATCCAACTGCTAGTCAAATGCTTCATTCTGTTCATTTTAATAATCAGTGGGGGATAAAAGAAAACCCCACTTAGTAAAGATTCACTTTATCAGCATATTATCAGAACAAACAAATGGAAATAATAGTATGTTTTTTTGCACTATAGAAAAGTATAAAACTTTAAGCTTTATAGTATAAGAAAAACGATAGCTTTTGCCAGAAAACTTGGCTTGTCGCCAAGTTTTTCTAAAAAATAATTCGCTAAAAGGTAACTAATCAAATTCCAGAGCATCTATTTCATGGAGGATGCTTATTGTCGATATACTTACTATATGAAAAGGTTAGCAGAAATTGACAAAAATAATAGCTTTTTATCTTTTTCTGCGATAAAATTGAAGAAATATTGCAAATTATAATCGCTGATATATAGAAAAGGGCTGTGACCAATGATTTATCATAACAACTTATTTAAGTTTCTTCTTTCCATGGACGATCATTTATTTCGCATTAAGCAGGCAGAGAAAATCCGCCATATATGGAAGGTAAATGGTATTCTATTGGTATGTGCCATTCTAATATATGGCTGGATGGCTTATCTAGGTATGGGGACGGCTATTCTATCACCTCATATCGCAAATCTAAGTCCACTAGAATACGAGCAACAGAAGTTTTGGTTTATGATTGGTAGAATGGTATACGCCACTTTGTTTGTAGGATTTGTCTTGTTTGTCCCATCACTTTTTTATTACGCACTTTTAGGTATCTCCTTGCAAAAATTAATCGTGATGCAACAAGTAGTTTTACTTGTAATGTTAGCAGAACGCCTGATCTGGATTCCATTAGCTGTTTTTAATGGGTTAGATTGGTATGTGTCCCCGTTTTCATTTGGAATTATTGCTTCCTATCTGACGGAGCATGTTTATTTTATTTACTTTTTTGGAATGATCTCGCTTTTTCAAATTTGGATTATATATTTTCAAGTTAAGTACTTGCGTTTTCTATCGGATATAAGGCACCAATGGTTATCGTTCATCGTCATTGGCTGGCATTTGTTTTTTTGGGCGATTGCGGCTGTATTCGTATTTGCTGATCAATACTTACTAAGTAGGTGGTTTGGTTAATGCAAAAATATAAAAAACGATTACTTCAACTAGGTGTGATCTTATTTATTTGTATGAATTTTATATTAGTTTATGTCGATGATGAAGGAAGGGTAGATCGTCTAGCTTCTATATCTGACTGGACTCAAACTTTTGAAGCAAATTTAGAAGAGAAGCTATATACAAAAGGTGTGCTGGCAGCCAAGGAGGAGCACAATATCTACTTTGATAAAAATGTTGGAAGCTTTAAATCATTTATGGTAGAGGAAGGCAGTCGTGTAAATCGCGGCGATCCGCTATTTTCCTATCAGGTAGTTCAGTATCATCAAACAGAGGCAGAATTATTAGAGAGAACGAATCAATTAGAGGCGGAAGTTGCTGCAATCGAGCAAGCGATTAGGAAAATGACAGCCTTTCAAATACCAAAGACGAATACAAACAGAGAGTCAAGTTTTGCAATTACCGAGGATGAGCTAAAGCTTGAGTTTCCTCAAGACTCCATTCAGGCAAATTTATTAAAAGAGCAATTTTTATTAGAGAAAGAGCAAGAATTAGCTGAAAAAAATGCAACTTTAGCTCATGTCAGACGCCAATTAAATGAACTTCAATCTAGTGAGGACACGATAACGGTTGAGAGTCCTTACGCAGGAGTAGTAACTCATGTATCAAAGCAATTAGAGGACCCAATTATAACGATTGCCAGTAATGATTTACACGTGAAGGGGGAACTTTCTGAAAAAGAGCGTCCGATTGTAAAAAGCGATCTTCCAGTGGAAGTACAGGTAGTAGAAACAAAAATGAACTTGAAAGGAATAGTTTCCAACGTCAGTGATATAACGAAAGAGACGGCTGCTGTCCAGAGAAAAAGTACATATCCGTTTATGGTTGATTTGCAGAAAGGAAACGAAGGTACTGATACGGAAGAATCGCCAATAGATCAAGCTCATTTAGTAAACGAAGCTCAAAAAAAGCAAACCGATAGCAATGAAGAAAACGAAACTAGCAAGCGACAAAAACCACAAGAACAGGCACAAGCTGTCGAGCAATTATTACCTGGTTATCATGTCAATCTAGCAATTACGACAAAGGCTTCACAACGAGCTACAACTTTACCTGATCAAGCTGTTCATCACCGCGTGGTGTGGAAAATGACAGATAAAGGCAGGCTCATAAAACAAAAAGTGAAAACGGGAATTGTCGAGGACGATAGGGTTGAGCTAACCTCTGGTATACTTACTGGAGAAATAGTCGCTACAGAACCAGAAAGTCAGTTGCGACATAATGCTATATTTATTACACCGTTGAGTTGGGAAAATGGCTTTAAGCATACAATTTCACCAAAAGGATTTAGTTGGTATGAATTTTTAATTACAGGTATCGTTGCTAGGTGAATAAGAAAAGTGTGAGGGTATCGGGGGATGTGCAAGGGCAAGGAAAGCTAATAAAACGGTTATTGCACGCAGAAAAAGTTTTTTTGAAAGCCGCTTAAGATTTTTTATTCTATGTTCTACTTCCATCGTAGGGGATGGAGCAAAAGCCCTATGAAATGAAGTTTCCTTTATATCGTTAGAATAAATGTCTCCAGTTTAGTACGTTATTAAATAAGTGTTTTTACAATGAAAAACCAAGTAAGGTAGTCGGCTGGACTGGGTTTAAAAAGAGGATACGTGATAAATGATCATCTAGCTTTTTTGTTTGGTTATTATGGTATCAAACATTAATAACTTCACCGCTTAAAAAATTATCCCGATAGGAAAAACCAGTGAAGTAAAATAATAATACCACCAAGACTGCCATAAGTTGCAGAATAGTTGCAGAAATTGCTAATATAGAAGAAGAATCCAAGAGAGATAAGCGGCCATAATACTTGCAGTAATTGCTTCAGGAAAAATATGGTTAAAGAAAAGCTGTTTATTTAGCGCAAATCGGTATAAAATAAGAAGAAATCCAGTTAATATAATAAAGCTGATAAGCCATCTTAATGCTTGAAAGAACAAGTCTAAGCTCTTGTAAAGTCAAAAAAAGCATCTAAAAAAGCGAAAATGACATCACCAAATACTAGAACAATATTCGCAATCATAAAAGTAATGATCATGTGAAGGGTTAGACCTAGAGCGACAGGCGAACAAGTATGAAATGCCTTCTACTTCAAAGCTGGTTTGATAGCAGAAGATAGGTATTAAAGAACGTTACTTTTTTGTACGTAGTGTAGATGGTGAATTAGTGTTGCAATTTGCAGGTAGGGCTCTTCGTTTGGATTATGCAAACGTTACTTAGTCTTAGTTACATAAGGGCAGGGGACACGTATAACGTTTCATTCCACTTGACGAGTGGTATAATGCAAAATAGAGAAAGGGGGACGTCCCAAGGTGGAAGATATTTTATATTTGACGCTATTAATCGTTGCAATTGCATTTGCCATAACGGTTATATATATTGCGGTTGTGCTCTTCCGTGTAGCGAAGTTGCTAAAAACAATGGGGGGTACATTAGGACGAGTTGACGCAGAAATGAAACAAGTACTTCCTGATTTAAAAAATACACTACACGAAGCCCATGTTGCAGTTAGTGATGTAGAAGAAAAGTTAAAATCAACCGATCCATTATTTGCAACAGTAGAGAACTTTGGTAACTCTGTGAACAATATCAATCAAGCCTTACAAAAGGCGGATTCTACATTAACTAGCAGTGAGTTTGAGAAGCAAACGAAGCCATATATTGAAGGAATTCGTTGGACAGAAACAGCTTTTTATTTATATAACAAGTGGAAGAAAAAAGAACAGGATATGGAAGTATCCAACGTATCGATGAAACATACTGGGAAAGAGGGATAACATGTTAGAGGTAGGAGTATTACTAATTGGAGTAGCCTTCTTAGTCATTGCTATCTTTGTTAGTCATGTATTAAATAATTTAGCTGGCGTACTACGTGGGGTGGAGAAAACAATCGAGAAATTACCTGATCAAATGGACTCGATGGTGAAGGAAACAAGTGGATTAATTCGTGAAAGCAATAATACTTTAGCAGATATTAATGATAAAATGAAACAATTAAGTCCGTTATTTTATGTGATGAACGATGTAGGGAATGTAACACAAAAATTTTCTTCCTCGTTAGTTCATGTAACAGAGACACTAAAAAACAAAGCAGAAACAGCAAAAGATGAACTAGGTAAAAATAAAGGCGGCCTATATGGCTCATTTGCTATGGGCTATTATTGGTTGAAAAAACGCCTGCAGCAAAAAAAGCAACCGCATGAAGGAACAACGAACCATACTGAGGAAAAGTAGGTATCCTTATTAGACCAAATTCCATTAGCTTAGATAAGAGCGGTGACTAGAGAAGGATTATATAGCACTGGTTAGCCGGTTGTTAGAAGTGAAGATGTCTTGTAAATAAGAATACAAAAAAAGGATCTATTTGTTATCTGCTTGATAGATTAGTCAATAGAAAAATAACAATATAACGCTTTAATAGTTTCAAATAAATACCGATATTAATGAAAGAAATAGGTGGCTTATTTAGAGATCTACTTCAAATAGGTTGCCTTTTCTAATTTATGCAAAAAATTATCACGGCATATTAAGGTTCTGTGAGACTCCTATGTTTAGGAAAAAAGATTTGTGAATGGGATGAAGCTTTATAAAGCCGTTATAAAATGTTAGAATATTCATTTAATGTTAATCGATCTATTATGTATTACAGATATTAGCGGTTATTACTTTTGCTAGGAAAAGAAGTTCAATTGTACTCTTAGAAAACGTCAGTCATACCCGAATAATCTAAAATGATTTTTTCAGAAGGTGGAGGGCGATGACTATAACAGATATTACTTCATGGTGTAGGAGGATAGCATTGAAAAATTTTATCGAAATACAGGGGAGCTATAGTAGTGCAAAAATCTTTACTGATAATATTGAAGAAGGAGCAC is a genomic window of Virgibacillus proomii containing:
- a CDS encoding DUF948 domain-containing protein, yielding MLEVGVLLIGVAFLVIAIFVSHVLNNLAGVLRGVEKTIEKLPDQMDSMVKETSGLIRESNNTLADINDKMKQLSPLFYVMNDVGNVTQKFSSSLVHVTETLKNKAETAKDELGKNKGGLYGSFAMGYYWLKKRLQQKKQPHEGTTNHTEEK
- a CDS encoding YhjD/YihY/BrkB family envelope integrity protein — translated: MNSFSLTIFFLKQLLQVLWPLISLGFFFYISNFCNYSATYGSLGGIIILLHWFFLSG
- a CDS encoding efflux RND transporter periplasmic adaptor subunit → MQKYKKRLLQLGVILFICMNFILVYVDDEGRVDRLASISDWTQTFEANLEEKLYTKGVLAAKEEHNIYFDKNVGSFKSFMVEEGSRVNRGDPLFSYQVVQYHQTEAELLERTNQLEAEVAAIEQAIRKMTAFQIPKTNTNRESSFAITEDELKLEFPQDSIQANLLKEQFLLEKEQELAEKNATLAHVRRQLNELQSSEDTITVESPYAGVVTHVSKQLEDPIITIASNDLHVKGELSEKERPIVKSDLPVEVQVVETKMNLKGIVSNVSDITKETAAVQRKSTYPFMVDLQKGNEGTDTEESPIDQAHLVNEAQKKQTDSNEENETSKRQKPQEQAQAVEQLLPGYHVNLAITTKASQRATTLPDQAVHHRVVWKMTDKGRLIKQKVKTGIVEDDRVELTSGILTGEIVATEPESQLRHNAIFITPLSWENGFKHTISPKGFSWYEFLITGIVAR
- a CDS encoding DUF948 domain-containing protein, encoding MEDILYLTLLIVAIAFAITVIYIAVVLFRVAKLLKTMGGTLGRVDAEMKQVLPDLKNTLHEAHVAVSDVEEKLKSTDPLFATVENFGNSVNNINQALQKADSTLTSSEFEKQTKPYIEGIRWTETAFYLYNKWKKKEQDMEVSNVSMKHTGKEG